The following are encoded in a window of Gossypium raimondii isolate GPD5lz chromosome 13, ASM2569854v1, whole genome shotgun sequence genomic DNA:
- the LOC105781376 gene encoding uncharacterized protein LOC105781376 has product MDSIPNEYGISNLLHQILFPSFTRLRINTASVGYHSFIHEILQRGRRMSHWVLSRGINCKVLPLRSVIQASVVEHYNDGILMGRALAESEPEFENSNYGMVPAKESLVKEMLKTVRIEAGDKEDCMICLEELEVGFDASRMPCSHTFYGDCIEKWLRQSHYCPIYRFEMPAN; this is encoded by the coding sequence ATGGATTCAATTCCAAACGAGTATGGAATCTCCAACCTGCTTCACCAAATTCTATTTCCCTCGTTTACAAGACTCCGAATTAACACAGCCTCTGTTGGTTATCACAGCTTCATTCATGAAATTCTCCAACGTGGACGAAGAATGTCACATTGGGTTCTTAGCAGAGGAATTAATTGTAAAGTGTTGCCTTTACGATCAGTCATACAGGCATCCGTTGTGGAACATTACAATGATGGGATTTTGATGGGAAGAGCTTTGGCTGAATCAGAACCAGAGTTTGAAAACAGTAACTATGGCATGGTTCCGGCTAAAGAGTCCTTGGTTAAGGAGATGCTAAAGACGGTCAGAATAGAAGCTGGAGATAAAGAAGACTGCATGATATGTTTGGAGGAGCTCGAGGTTGGGTTTGATGCTTCTCGGATGCCTTGTTCTCATACTTTTTATGGTGATTGCATCGAGAAGTGGCTGAGGCAGAGCCATTATTGCCCTATTTATCGGTTTGAGATGCCAGCCAATTAG